In Mytilus galloprovincialis chromosome 1, xbMytGall1.hap1.1, whole genome shotgun sequence, the following are encoded in one genomic region:
- the LOC143083366 gene encoding uncharacterized protein LOC143083366, with protein sequence MVPQNITGSSVFGSQMIDPNTHTPYSDATQCKKASNHVKRPMNAFMVWSQIERRRIAEVSPDMHNAEISKRLGKRWKLLNETDRQPYIEEAERLRLLHMQEYPDYKYRPRKKAKPVTKNDSGKISKSTLSKSRSERSKQKIAAKNFIHNEFEMDNNSHSRIKLRLTIDKKFKDSIKASRTVPVSSCQLTPPAKVPSSPSIYSPPTPESTSFYPEEIYDTPAASPQEEPSKGPQTQYIINQTNNNNVSQGDGSSLADLDNLTDVLQLPTNWQMELGNLDLSKLTDADFSNFGDIQNNNISSSASSTSSNGSHFEFPDYSTPEVSEMIGLESEWLDIGVLGSIAAH encoded by the coding sequence ATGGTGCCTCAGAACATTACAGGATCTTCAGTGTTTGGGTCTCAGATGATTGACCCTAACACACACACACCATACTCGGATGCTACTCAGTGCAAAAAAGCTTCAAATCATGTGAAAAGACCTATGAACGCTTTTATGGTTTGGTCCCAGATTGAAAGAAGGAGAATCGCTGAAGTTTCTCCAGACATGCATAATGCTGAGATTTCCAAAAGACTCGGAAAACGCTGGAAGTTGCTGAATGAAACTGATCGCCAACCATACATCGAGGAGGCTGAAAGATTACGCTTACTTCACATGCAAGAGTACCCAGATTACAAGTACCGTCCACGGAAGAAGGCAAAGCCTGTCACCAAAAATGACTCTGGTAAGATTTCAAAATCTACTCTTTCCAAAAGTCGAAGTGAGAGAAGTAAACAGAAAATTGCTGCTAAGAATTTTATTCACAATGAATTTGAAATGGACAATAATTCACACAGTCGTATAAAACTCAGATTAACAATCGACAAAAAGTTTAAAGACAGTATTAAAGCAAGCCGTACCGTTCCAGTATCGTCTTGCCAACTGACGCCACCCGCGAAAGTACCGTCCAGTCCCAGCATTTATTCCCCACCAACGCCTGAATCCACCAGTTTCTATCCCGAAGAAATCTACGACACACCAGCTGCCTCGCCTCAGGAAGAACCTTCAAAAGGACCACAAACTCAGTATattataaatcaaacaaataacaacaatGTTTCTCAGGGAGATGGATCCTCACTTGCTGATTTGGACAATCTAACGGATGTGTTACAACTGCCTACAAATTGGCAAATGGAACTTGGAAATTTAGACTTGAGCAAACTTACTGACGCTGACTTTTCAAATTTTGGAGACATTCAAAATAACAATATCTCTAGTAGTGCATCATCCACGTCAAGTAACGGATCACATTTTGAATTCCCAGACTATTCCACACCCGAAGTATCGGAAATGATTGGTCTTGAAAGTGAATGGTTGGACATAGGTGTGCTAGGTTCAATTGCTGCTCATTAA